From Penicillium psychrofluorescens genome assembly, chromosome: 1, one genomic window encodes:
- a CDS encoding uncharacterized protein (ID:PFLUO_001487-T1.cds;~source:funannotate): MASQKITAALAAIESTTHPQTKLQQYKDLLDEMVSTSSGHELAHDLIYFLDSVLGEDISIVAARPLLDSFIAILQKLDAETKIRVGQHAVTLLQSRATSVEEQDSQIREILADAYESQEEYTAAARALQGIHIDSSQRLVSDAAKARLWIRIVRYYLEDDDTTSAEAFLNRIKNLPSKIEDHDAKLYFQLSQARILDARRRFLDASQEYFSVSLAPGVDEGDRLTALSAAIRCAVLAPAGPQRSRTLARLYKDDRTASVDEFSILEKMFLDRLLTAEEVAAFANKLAPHQLAVTADGTTVLDKAVIEHNLVAASKLYENITVDTLGSILGLQSSGDLSAGEKAEAYAARMVEQGRLRGRIDQIDGVIFFDADSAGAGSSGSHLRQWDLGVQELAEDVERVAASITDKFPDFSEGQMVH; this comes from the exons ATGGCATCTCAAAAGATCACCGCCGCCCTGGCGGCCATTGAGTCGACTACTCACCCCCAAACCAAGCTCCAGCAGTAcaaagatctcctcgatgaaATGGtatccacctcctccggccACGAACTGGCCCATGACCTGATCTACTTTCTCGACTCCGTGCTCGGCGAAGACATCAGCATCGTCGCCGCACGACCTCTCCTCGATTCCTTCATCGCCATTCTCCAAAAGCTCGACGCGGAAACAAAGATTAGGGTCGGACAACATGCCGTGACCCTCTTACAGTCACGGGCCACCTCCGTGGAGGAGCAGGACTCCCAGATCCGCGAGATCCTGGCCGATGCCTACGAATCGCAGGAGGAATACACAGCCGCGGCGCGGGCGCTGCAGGGTATCCATATTGACAGCTCTCAGCGGCTGGTTtccgatgccgccaaggCACGCCTCTGGATCCGGATCGTGCGCTATTAtctggaggacgacgacaCCACCTCCGCGGAGGCCTTTTTGAACCGGATCAAGAATCTTCCCAGCAAGATTGAAGACCATGACGCCAAACTATACTTTCAGCTGTCGCAGGCGCGCATCCTCGACGCGCGCCGCCGCTTTTTGGATGCCTCGCAGGAATACTTCAGCGTCAGTTTGGCGCCCGGTGTGGACGAGGGTGACCGCCTGACCGCATTGTCAGCCGCTATCCGATGCGCGGTGCTCGCTCCTGCGGGCCCACAGCGCTCCCGCACTCTCGCCCGTCTGTACAAGGACGACCGCACCGCGTCGGTCGACGAGTTCTCCATTCTCGAGAAGATGTTCCTCGACAGGCTCCTGACAGCGGAGGAAGTCGCCGCTTTCGCCAACAAACTGGCTCCACATCAGCTCGCTGTCACTGCTGACGGCACTACCGTCCTCGACAAGGCTGTTATCGAACATAACCTTGTCGCTGCAAGCAAACTTTACGAAAATATCACTGTAGATACCCTCGGCTCAATTCTCGGCCTTCAATCCTCGGGTGATTTGTCCGCAGGCGAAAAAGCAGAGGCATATGCCGCGCGCATGGTAGAGCAGGGCCGTCTACGCGGTCGCATTGATCAGATCGATGGAGTGATTTTTTTCGACGCCGATTCTGCGGGTGCAGGATCTAGTGGGAGTCATCTTCGCCAGTGGGATCTGGGAGTCCAGGAACTGGCTGAGGATGTGGAGCGTGTGGCGGCTAGTATCACTGATAAATTTCCG GATTTCTCCGAGGGCCAGATGGTCCATTGA
- a CDS encoding uncharacterized protein (ID:PFLUO_001488-T1.cds;~source:funannotate), with amino-acid sequence MAQVKTDPDAPYIKPDPDNKDAILADLEDEDIYEDAGDLEFSQSGQNVWLSRLPRQLWEHWAHLDDDEEVEIGTVRIEGEPGDLKRVSLRLHDRPDNRDIPKDYTLQQQTITAENKSHLTSNTYVFTEKDIPGADTNNAAVFGEARSALYEAMKREARRRERNKKWEPYVRKTVPKHTALVGRASEEFNCLPVENEEFRLISEKRALEALKPKRETVFIDKLPGKLLQSRHALPLDRGTFVQQAGRPSKAKAQENKSTRMPQNELLDHIFECFRNYRYWPFKTLKARLRQPEAYLKQTLEMVAHLVKSGDFAMTWELKPEAKESSYAANSASYVNAKEELPPGLDEQFDSDDDPTASGIGTDQDDVKFEDIA; translated from the exons ATGGCACAGGTCAAGACGGACCCAGACGCCCCGTACATCAAGCCGGATCCCGACAACAAGGATGCGATCCTCGCCGacttggaggatgaggacatTTATGAAGATGCAGGCGACCTCGAATTCTCGCAATCAGGACAGAACGTCTGGCTGTCGCGTCTGCCCCGCCAGCTGTGGGAGCATTGGGCACACTtggacgatgacgaagaagTCGAGATCGGGACGGTTCGGATAGAAGGGGAGCCTGGCGACCTCAAGCGG GTCAGCTTGCGCTTGCACGACCGCCCCGATAACCGCGACATCCCCAAAGACTACAcgctccagcagcaaacCATCACCGCTGAAAATAAATCACACTTGACCTCAAATACGTATGTATTTACCGAGAAGGATATCCCAGGAGCCGATACCAACAACGCGGCGGTGTTTGGAGAGGCACGATCAGCTCTGTATGAAGCCATGAAACGCGAAGCCCGGCGGCGGGAACGCAATAAGAAATGGGAGCCTTATGTGCGGAAGACCGTCCCGA AACATACCGCGCTAGTTGGCCGGGCGAGCGAGGAGTTTAACTGTCTTCCGGTGGAAAATGAAGAATTCCGATTGATCTCGGAGAAGCGAGCGCTCGAGGCGCTGAAACCCAAACGGGAGACGGTCTTCATTGACAAGCTACCCGGAAAGCTGCTCCAGTCGCGCCATGCTCTGCCTCTGGACAGAGGCACGTTTGTG CAACAAGCAGGACGGCCgtccaaggccaaggcccagGAAAACAAGTCCACAAGAATGCCGCAGAACGAGTTGTTGGATCATATCTTCGAGTGCTTCCGCAACTACCGGTATTGGCCATTTAAAACACTCAAGGCCAGGCTGCGACAGCCCGAGGCCTACCTCAAACAGACCCTGGAGATGGTTGCGCATCTGGTCAAATCTGGTGACTTTGCCATGACCTGGGAACTGAAGCCGGAGGCGAAAGAGAGCAGTTATGCAGCGAACTCTGCGTCCTACGTGAATGCCAAAGAAGAGCTGCCGCCTGGTTTGGATGAGCAATTTGACTCGGATGATGATCCCACGGCTTCAGGTATAGGGACGGACCAAGACGATGTGAAATTCGAAGATATCGCCTGA
- a CDS encoding uncharacterized protein (ID:PFLUO_001489-T1.cds;~source:funannotate) — protein MTENEDLLAKIGQLAGQINRHKTQSSQPPTGQPSSQYVSRHAPSHPGWAPYSRGRGRGRAPAPHRNRTLVLNNAGANSTPSPGPVSDNDNEARSTTISNGWVAKRDRHMQLINSAVYDKEAQARAKAMEETRKLKAQRRAHREQTKVLRYAQNAPASASTAPSAGHQILVHDQPFQIARGGSKLVRMSNDSNAANTTPKRVTVAGVAFVRSKNGNLHRVGAVASKKNPTAAKKRDELCKRFTTTGILFSDGPSSRKIVVAKADTFVLGTCYKGPSCPYVHDPSKVAICKEFLQTGKCNAGNSCDLSHEPSPHRSPTCMHFLRGRCSNPECRYAHIRVTPGAPVCRGFATLGYCEKGTECEERHVHECPDYANNGICHKKRCPLPHVDRAGQIRKAAAAAASRAEPADGEEESDPSSEEEDYDEIDSDDVDSDEFDEELIEGVDSGELSQQQDFIHL, from the exons ATGACAGAAAACGAAGACCTCCTGGCCAAGATCGGCCAGCTGGCAG GCCAAATCAATCGACACAAGACTCAGTCCTCCCAGCCCCCCACTGGCCAGCCCTCCTCACAATATGTCTCCCGACATGCCCCCTCACACCCAGGATGGGCGCCCTACtcgcgaggaagagggcgtGGTCGCGCGCCAGCTCCGCATCGCAATCGGACGCTCGTCCTAAATAACGCAGGTGCAAACTCCACACCCTCCCCCGGACCCGTGAgcgacaacgacaacgagGCGCGCTCAACGACAATCTCGAACGGGTGGGTTGCGAAGCGCGATCGCCACATGCAACTGATCAACTCCGCTGTCTATGACAAGGAGGCTCAAGCCAGGGCCAAAGCGATGGAGGAGACGCGCAAACTCAAAGCACAGAGGCGCGCACACCGCGAACAGACCAAGGTGCTTCGGTACGCGCAGAATGCCCCAGCGTCTGCATCGACTGCTCCATCTGCCGGCCACCAGATTCTTGTTCACGATCAGCCCTTCCAGATTGCACGTGGTGGAAGCAAGCTGGTTCGCATGTCAA ATGATTCGAATGCTGCCAATACTACACCAAAGCGAGTTACCGTGGCTGGTGTGGCCTTTGTGCGGAGCAAGAACGGCAACCTCCACCGTGTTGGAGCGGTAGCCTCGAAGAA AAACCCGACGGCGGCCAAGAAACGCGACGAACTGTGCAAGAGATTTACTACGACCGGTATTTTGTTTTCCGACGGACCATCATCTCGCAAGATTGTGGTTGCCAAAGCTGACACTTTCGTTCTAGGGACCTGCTACAAGGGCCCGTCGTGCCCTTATGTGCACGACCCCAGCAAAGTGGCCATTTGCAAAGAATTTCTGCAGACAGGCAAATGCAACGCAGGTAATAGCTGTGATCTTTCCCATGAGCCCTCGCCCCACCGCTCCCCTACCTGTATGCATTTCCTCCGCGGCCGGTGCTCCAACCCCGAGTGTCGGTACGCCCACATCCGGGTGACCCCCGGGGCGCCAGTGTGCCGCGGCTTTGCCACTCTGGGGTATTGCGAGAAAGGTACCGAGTGCGAGGAGCGCCATGTTCACGAATGCCCGGACTATGCCAACAACGGAATCTGCCACAAGAAGCGCTGCCCGCTGCCCCATGTGGACCGTGCTGGCCAGATCCGGAAggcagccgcggcggcggccagcaggGCCGAGCCGGCggacggggaagaagaatccgatCCGTCtagtgaggaagaggacTACGATGAGATCGACTCCGATGACGTTGACTCCGACGAGTTTGATGAGGAACTGATCGAAGGCGTGGACAGCGGCGAGCTgtcgcagcagcaggactTTATCCACCTCTAA
- a CDS encoding uncharacterized protein (ID:PFLUO_001490-T1.cds;~source:funannotate), which yields MSRYAHFDYYQQQSPSTTIDPKGEDDEMSVLDDKILDPTSPSLADRRHSYDTDAFAHRDSVWSNLSVSSNQASFIPPEGPAYAQQHQSWSVSRPESGSCTPTAGYDQYPSEGDAAPPFTGGAVGPVNAMPMAAMYRGGGGGIQFGPPGGVAMSPQSSHGWMPAPMDLADAAQSNKSPPSYRHGSPLTVRRDGIRKKNARFEIPAERTLSNIDQLISQSINEDEVKELKQQKRLLRNRQAALDSRQRKKLHTEKLEEEKKHFTGVIGELEEALQNMKLREAELLREKGEWMATQQQYNQYLEGLHMEKDEMIRVHTLETAELRKKNNILMETVEKFERGVKPADPVAGEFSGFENLAMDGAWDDFTMADDGMSLNMPHPQKAVEKINPVASDCPFSWNAFYMCLLFGAFIASNSTSLPSRSLPQLSEEYRAESANVLKAVLASSTPELSHPSGHPVPAPSTGPTHHQFQMAQMAAAPMPSSASSGLDQLHNTLVMSTEAQEREQVFSLNPNQYNSLTTFEDDSAGVKSRQPSNLQMAFEAMRSNQRMHAAGPPASDVYTRSLMWDRVPEKVIRDFRRMVQEYGAAPVKDEPVGFAPG from the exons ATGTCACGATACGCCCACTTTGACTATTACCAGCAACAATCTCCATCCACAACAATAGACCCCAAAGGtgaagacgacgagatgaGTGTGCTGGACGACAAGATCCTCGACCCGACCTCTCCCAGTCTGGCCGATCGCCGCCACTCCTACGACACAGATGCCTTCGCCCATCGGGATTCCGTCTGGTCCAACCTGTCGGTCAGTTCCAACCAGGCCTCGTTCATACCACCCGAGGGCCCAGCATacgcccagcagcatcagTCCTGGTCTGTATCCCGGCCGGAGTCCGGCTCATGTACCCCGACCGCCGGCTACGACCAGTACCCCTCCGAGGGAGACGCTGCCCCGCCTTTTACGGGGGGTGCCGTAGGCCCCGTGAAcgccatgcccatggccgccatgtaccgcggcggcggcggaggcatCCAGTTTGGTCCGCCGGGCGGAGTGGCCATGTCGCCGCAGTCGAGTCATGGATGGatgccggcgccgatggaTCTGGCGGACGCAGCCCAGTCGAATAAGAGTCCGCCTAGCTACCGGCATGGATCACCGTTGACTGTTCGCCGGGATGGGAttcgcaagaagaacgcccGCTTTGAGATTCCCGCCGAGAGAACCTTGAGCAATATCGACCAGTTGATTAGCCAGTCGATCAATGAGGACGAGGTCAAGGAACTCAAGCAGCAGAAACGGCTGCTGCGGAACCGCCAGGCAGC ATTGGACTCGCGTCAACGCAAGAAGCTCCACACCGAaaagctggaagaggaaaagaaacactTCACAGGAGTCATCggcgagctcgaggaggcACTTCAGAACATGAAGCTGAGGGAAGCAGAGCTCCTGCGCGAGAAGGGCGAGTGGATGGCTACCCAACAGCAGTACAACCAATACCTTGAGGGTCTGCACATGGAGAAAGACGAGATGATCCGCGTGCACACGTTGGAGACGgccgagctgcgcaagaagaacaacaTCCTGATGGAGACGGTCGAGAAGTTCGAGCGAGGCGTCAAGCCCGCAGATCCTGTTGCCGGCGAGTTTTCTGGCTTTGAGAACCTGGCCATGGACGGCGCATGGGACGACTTTACTATGGCTGACGATGGAATGTCGCTGAATATGCCACATCCTCAAAAGGCGGTTGAAAAGATCAACCCTGTTGCGTCGGACTGTCCGTTCAGCTGGAACGCCTTCTACATGTGCCTGCTCTTCGGGGCCTTCATTGCGTCGAACAGCACGTCGCTGCCAAGCCGATCTCTCCCACAGCTGTCTGAGGAGTACCGCGCCGAATCCGCGAATGTGCTGAAAGCAGTGCTCGCTTCCTCGACGCCGGAACTGTCCCACCCATCGGGCCATCCCGTGCCAGCTCCATCTACTGGACCAACTCATCATCAATTCCAgatggcccagatggccGCCGCACCAATGCCGTCCTCTGCTTCGTCCGGGCTAGACCAGCTGCACAATACTCTCGTCATGTCCACCGAAGCCCAAGAGCGCGAGCAGGTCTTTTCTCTCAACCCAAACCAGTACAATTCCCTGACGACCTTCGAGGACGACAGCGCGGGCGTCAAATCCCGGCAGCCGTCCAACCTGCAAATGGCCTTCGAAGCGATGCGCAGCAACCAGCGCATGCACGCCGCGGGCCCTCCAGCTTCGGATGTCTACACCCGTTCTCTCATGTGGGATCGCGTCCCCGAGAAGGTCATCCGGGATTTCCGCCGCATGGTTCAGGAATATGGCGCTGCGCCTGTCAAAGATGAGCCAGTCGGGTTTGCTCCCGGCTAA
- a CDS encoding uncharacterized protein (ID:PFLUO_001491-T1.cds;~source:funannotate) — protein MPSLKNILHKRDELSASSKPQEPQPLPVTPPTPEFKFIRSDTISQEIITPPEGASTTTPDHQHDSPESASASASASPRRSLSFGLFRRASRSPSVSSGVESVSGPSPPRSARGENRLSSLFVNQRSNSSSRRTSRASVNLPSDLPQIVDEGAGDKQDRESQWEKRATMLVQQNPNFLSSALSSPALSSFSPDETQGGGADYLQVGALKARERSSSIGTPTQQEDINIQKAIQLHESGERSTQMFGHLADPNGANNALSQVLYGLALRHGWGCTPNPVLAITYLRSAASNSAAIESEALRAGMKKGGAAKGELVLAIFELANCFRNGWGVEKDPAAARQYYETAANLGDTDAMNEAAFCFLEGMGGKKDKAGGGKWVSYAWEFMDLEGKV, from the exons ATGCCCTCTCTCAAAAACATCCTCCACAAACGCGACGAGCTGAGCGCGAGCAGCAAACCCCAAGAACCACAACCTCTTCCAGTAACCCCTCCAACCCCCGAATTCAAATTCATCCGCTCCGACACCATCTCCCAAGAAATCATCACCCCGCCCGAAGGcgcgtccaccaccacacctGACCACCAACATGACTCGCCCGAAAGCGCATCCGCATCGGCTTCCGCCTCTCCACGCCGGAGCTTGAGCTTCGGGCTCTTCCGCCGCGCATCACGCTCCCCATCCGTCTCTTCAGGCGTAGAATCCGTGTCTGGACCATCGCCTCCGCGGTCCGCACGAGGCGAGAACCGCCTCTCAAGCCTCTTCGTCAACCAGCGCAGCAACAGCTCCTCGCGCAGGACGAGTCGCGCCTCGGTCAATCTCCCCTCGGATCTACCGCAGATCGTTGATGAGGGGGCTGGCGATAAGCAGGATCGTGAAAGCcagtgggagaagagggcGACTATGCTCGTGCAGCAAAATCCGAATTTCCTGTCCTCTGCATTGTCGTCCCCAGCATTGTCGTCCTTTTCGCCGGATGAAACCcaaggcggcggcgcggaTTACTTGCAGGTTGGGGCACTGAAGGCGCGCGAGCGGAGTTCGAGTATTGGGACTCCGACTCAGCAGGAAGAT ATCAATATCCAAAAAGCTATTCAACTACATGAATCCGGAG AACGATCAACCCAAATGTTCGGCCACCTCGCCGATCCAAATGGCGCCAACAACGCCCTCAGCCAAGTTCTCTACGGTCTAGCCCTACG CCACGGATGGGGCTGCACCCCAAACCCAGTCCTAGCAATAACATACCTCCGCTCAGCAGCATCCAACAGCGCAGCAATCGAATCTGAAGCCCTGCGCGCGGGAATGAAAAAGGGCGGCGCCGCAaagggcgagctggtccTCGCAATCTTTGAGCTGGCGAACTGTTTCCGCAATGGCTGGGGCGTCGAGAAGGATCCTGCTGCGGCACGGCAGTATTATGAGACCGCGGCGAATTTGGGGGATACCGATGCCATGAATGAGGCGGcgttttgttttttggaggggatgggagggaagaaggataaG GCTGGCGGAGGTAAATGGGTGTCCTACGCTTGGGAATTCATG GATCTGGAAGGAAAAGTATAA
- a CDS encoding uncharacterized protein (ID:PFLUO_001492-T1.cds;~source:funannotate) codes for MASRLAKSAIGATRLRPVLPARVPAVTALTSTRPASNVPAENPEKKAQSILNSIPGNSLVSKTAVLSAAAGLSIAAISNELYVMNEETVAAFCLLSVFTGVAKYGGPAYREWAEGQVQKHKDILNAARADHTTAVQQRIDNVQELSGVVDVTKQLFAVSKETAQVEAEAYELQQRTALAAEAKQVLESWVRYENQVKQRQQRELADSVIAKIQKELESPKVLQQILQQSVADVERIMSSKAQ; via the exons ATGGCTTCGCGTCTCGCTAAGAGCGCCATTG GCGCGACCCGGCTGCGGCCGGTCCTTCCCGCCCGCGTCCCTGCCGTCACGGCCCTGACCTCGACTCGCCCGGCCTCCAACGTGCCCGCCGAGAACcctgagaagaaggcccagTCGATCCTGAACAGCATTCCCGGTAACTCCCTGGTGTCCAAGACCGCCgtcctctccgccgccgccggtctgtccatcgccgccatcaGCAACGAGCTCTATGTGATGAACGAGGAGACCGTCGCCGCTTTTTGTCTGCTGTCTGTCTTCACCGGTGTGGCCAAGTACGGTGGTCCTGCGTACCGCGAGTGGGCTGAGGGTCAGGTTCAGAAGCACAAGGACATCCTGAACGCTGCCCGTGCCGACCACACTACCGCCGTCCAGCAGCGCATTGACAACGTCCAGGAGCTGTCTGGTGTGGTCGATGTCACCAAGCAGCTGTTTGCTGTTTCCAAG GAAACCGCCCaggtcgaggccgaggcctacgagctccagcagcgcaccgccctcgccgccgaggccaagcAGGTCCTTGAATCGTGGGTGCGCTACGAGAACCAGGTCaagcagcgccagcagcgtGAGCTAGCCGACTCGGTCATTgccaagatccagaaggagCTGGAAAGCCCCAAGgttctgcagcagatcctgcagcagagcgTTGCCGACGTGGAGC GCATCATGTCCTCCAAGGCCCAGTAG
- a CDS encoding uncharacterized protein (ID:PFLUO_001493-T1.cds;~source:funannotate), protein MPAAADSKKRKSTKHGTTTSSKRRAVAENDFAETLVTIQELETQIADSRKHYNNIATLIAMLGAPKNPELAVAVSLCRVFSRLIAAGNLTDSSRAADNEKIIVAWLKERCVEYQKALLAIMVEADAASQITALTLGMRLVKERVTHIPSADNTVWTSGMFKDIFEVVVEAPESDLRTEFVAKFVQEYDDVRYHTFALAAEYGAAKRSSEVLERLIEILSACEDVPDETHEFDNFYTETKNKRLVSVSSHKKRAQEAWLAILRNNLSKSQRKTLLRIMAPTIEPWFSRPELLMDFLTDSYNEGGSMSLLALSGLFYLIQEKNLDYPQFYHKLYSLLDADLLHSKHRSRFFRLLNTFLCSTHLPAALVASFIKRLSRLALNAPPSAIVVIVPFIYNFFKSHPTCTFMMHRASGKQGGEEDPFDPAEPDPTRTNALESSIWEIDTLQSHYHPNVAAIARIVSEQFTKQAYNLEDFLDHTYQGMVHAELGTEERPMRKVPVVEYQIPKRIFTDRLLLEEDGGVDSGPGCFLRELWDFS, encoded by the exons ATGCCGGCCGCTGCGGActccaagaagcgcaagagcACCAAGCATGGcaccaccacatcctccAAGCGCCGTGCGGTCGCCGAAAATGACTTCGCCGAGACGCTGGTCACCATCCAAGAGCTCGAAACCCAGATTGCCGACTCGCGCAAGCACTACAACAATATCGCAACCCTGATTGCGATGCTGGGAGCACCCAAGAACCCCGAATTGGCGGTTGCCGTATCCCTGTGTCGGGTTTTTAGCCGATTGATCGCGGCCGGAAACCTGACCGATTCCAGTCGGGCTGCAGACAACGAGAAAATCATTGTGGCATGGTTGAAGGAGCGATGCGTGGAATATCAGAAGGCATTGCTGGCCATTATGGTTGAGGCTGATGCTGCATCTCAG ATTACTGCTCTGACGCTGGGCATGCGCCTGGTCAAAGAACGGGTGACACATATCCCCAGTGCGGATAACACGGTCTGGACCTCGGGGATGTTCAAGGACATTTTTGAGGTGGTTGTTGAAGCACCAGAGTCTGATCTCCGGACCGAGTTTGTCGCCAAGTTTGTGCAGGAATATGACGACGTGCGATACCACACTTTTGCACTGGCTGC CGAATATGGCGCCGCCAAGCGAAGCTCGGAAGTCCTGGAAAGGCTCATTGAAATCCTCTCTGCCTGCGAAGACGTGCCGGACGAGACCCACGAGTTCGACAATTTCTACACAGAAACCAAGAACAAACGACTGGTATCCGTCAGCTCCCACAAGAAGCGCGCCCAAGAAGCATGGCTAGCCATCTTGCGCAACAACCTGTCGAAGTCTCAACGAAAGACCCTCCTCCGAATTATGGCACCCACCATTGAACCCTGGTTCTCTCGCCCCGAGCTCCTAATGGACTTCCTAACGGACTCCTACAACGAAGGCGGCTCCATGTCACTGCTCGCACTCTCGGGCCTCTTCTACCTCATCCAGGAAAAGAACCTGGACTACCCGCAATTCTACCACAAGCTCTACTCCCTCCTCGACGCCGACCTGCTCCACTCCAAACACCGCTCCCGGTTTTTCCGTCTCCTCAACACGTTCCTCTGCTCAACCCATCTCCCCGCAGCCTTGGTCGCCAGTTTCATCAAGCGTCTGTCCCGGCTGGCGCTGAACGCGCCCCCCTCCGCCATCGTGGTGATCGTGCCCTTCATCTACAACTTCTTCAAAAGCCACCCCACATGTACATTCATGATGCATCGCGCAAGCGGGAAGCAGGGTGGGGAGGAGGACCCCTTTGATCCCGCCGAACCAGATCCAACCCGCACCAACGCTCTCGAGAGCAGTATCTGGGAAATTGACACGCTACAGTCTCACTACCACCCCAACGTGGCTGCCATTGCGCGCATTGTCTCGGAGCAGTTCACCAAGCAGGCGTATAACCTAGAAGactttttggatcatacCTATCAGGGCATGGTGCATGCAGAGCTTGGGACAGAGGAAAGGCCCATGCGCAAGGTTCCGGTGGTGGAGTATCAGATCCCGAAGCGGATTTTCACGGATcggttgttgttggaggaggatgggggCGTGGATTCTGGTCCCGGGTGCTTCCTGCGGGAACTGTGGGATTTCTCGTGA
- a CDS encoding uncharacterized protein (ID:PFLUO_001494-T1.cds;~source:funannotate), protein MSASMITVSGPAAAQSASQGPELSSPGTWTTAMVNGTPQPMQRFYALPIDDKASAEKKAAGASDLTQLKAQLTKALSTLATAHRIIGEREMTRMMQSRIGINLWYTSWTKYFSYPQLHTISEIVGHTHQKVDMCFRDTASGLQAFLVDLQREVSLATTEHHIHSAMQYMEVEASRRCVDRTNRVRKAFDKMCSKIHGELHIYVSPRVRLQMKYTLFALDMGFHYHPYPTHAAAMAAVREMTTGPLQTVRLYTQLSQSSHHQHQVTHTVHQTTTFYLTAHGWVPGVPATVTDVDGSSNLYYD, encoded by the coding sequence ATGTCTGCCTCCATGATCACTGTCTCTGGACCTGCTGCGGCTCAGTCTGCCTCGCAGGGTCCGGAACTCTCCAGCCCAGGCACCTGGACCACGGCCATGGTCAACGGGACCCCCCAGCCCATGCAGCGCTTCTACGCCCTGCCCATCGACGACAAGGCCAGcgctgagaagaaggccgctgGAGCGTCAGACCTCACCCAGCTGAAGGCCCAGCTCACCAAAGCCTTGAGCACGCTGGCAACCGCGCACAGGATTATCGGCGAGCGTGAAATGACACGCATGATGCAGTCCCGCATCGGTATCAACCTTTGGTATACGAGCTGGACCAAGTACTTCTCCTACCCTCAGCTGCACACCATCTCTGAGATCGTAGGCCACACGCACCAGAAAGTCGACATGTGCTTCCGCGACACTGCCTCGGGCCTGCAGGCCTTCCTTGTTGACCTGCAGCGTGAAGTGTCTCTCGCTACCACGGAGCATCACATCCACAGTGCGATGCAGTACATGGAAGTTGAAGCGTCGCGTCGCTGCGTGGACCGCACCAATCGTGTTCGCAAGGCCTTCGACAAGATGTGTAGCAAGATCCACGGCGAGCTTCACATTTACGTCTCGCCTCGTGTTCGTCTCCAGATGAAATACACTCTCTTCGCCCTGGATATGGGGTTCCACTACCACCCTTACCCAACCCATGCTGCTGCTATGGCTGCCGTTCGTGAGATGACCACCGGCCCTCTGCAGACCGTCCGTCTCTACACCCAGCTCTCTCAGTCCTCTCACCACCAACATCAGGTTACGCACACGGTCCACCAGACTACTACTTTCTACCTGACCGCGCATGGTTGGGTTCCTGGTGTTCCTGCTACTGTGACGGATGTTGATGGTTCATCCAATTTGTACTATGACTGA